GACCTTTAGGGGCCAGTTCTGCGAGTTCGGGAATAAGCGTACCGTTCTTATCAAAGAGTTCTTCAGGTTTGTAACCCTTCATCCAGTTTTCCAATAGCGCGATATGGTTGGGATTATTAGCCATATTAGAAAAAGGGACTTGGTGCGATCGCCAATAGCCTTCTGTTTTCTTTCCATCCACTTCAGCAGGTCCGGTCCATCCTTTGGGCGATCGCAAAATAATCATCGGCCAACAAGGTCTACCTTGCAACCCCTGGGTACGCGCTTGTTGCTGGATGGAACGGATATCGGCGATCGCTCGATCCACCGTCGCCGCCATATACTGATGCAAGGTTTCTGGATCTGACCCTTCCACAAAATAGGGTTTATAGCCATAGCCAACAAACAGGCTTTCTAACTCATGTTGAGTTAAACGCGCCAAAATCGTAGGATTAGCAATTTTATACCCATTCAGGTGCAAAATCGGTAAAACAGCCCCATCGCCGATTGGGTTGAGAAATTTGTTAGAGTGCCAAGCAGTGGCTAATGCTCCGGTTTCTGCTTCCCCATCGCCCACCACACAAGCGACAATCAGATCGGGGTTATCAAACGCCGCGCCATAGGCGTGAGACAGCGCGTAACCCAGTTCGCCGCCTTCGTGGATGGAACCCGGAGTTTCTGGGGCCACATGGCTAGGAATACCGCCGGGGAAGGAGAATTGTTTAAACAAGGCCTTCATACCCGCCTCATCCTGGCTAATGTCGGGATAATATTCGCTATACGTCCCTTCTAAGTAAACATTTGCTACCAAAGCCGGCCCCCCATGACCTGGCCCTGCAATATAAATCATATCCAGGTCATCTCGTTTAATGACGCGGTTGAGGTGAGCGTAAATAAAGTTTAAACCCGGTGTCGTTCCCCAATGACCGAGCAATCTAGGTTTGATATGTTCGAGTTTTAGGGGTTCTTTCAGTAACGGATTATCTAATAAATAGATTTGTCCCACCGATAAATAATTAGCAGCCCGCCAGTAAGCATTGATTTTATTCAGTTCGTCCGGTGTTAGTGGACTTTCCTCTACAGTTGCCCAGTTGTTAGACGTACTTGAAGCCGGGGTTTGAGGTTTTATCGGTGAAATTGTCATAGCGATTTTAAGGGTTGATTTCTAATGAGTTGGATCGATTCGCCAACTCAATTCGTCCCTTTACTTTTAGAAGAAATAAGGTCAAATATTTTGGTCCTTGAGACTGATTTTTACAATAAGTCGATTAGTTAATATATAGCGTTTTTTGATTGGATGAAATCCGGAGCGATCCCCCTAAATTCCCCTTAAAAAGGGGGACTTTGAATGAAAGTATGCTTCACGAATCTGAAAAAGGCTGTACAAGGATTTTGACGTTGGTTAGGTTGAGGCGGGTTGGTGTAGCTTGGGCGTTAGGTATAACCCAACTCTGCTCGCGATCGCTCTGGTCGTGTAACATTGGGGTGAGTCTCGCAAGGCTTAACCCAGTCTCGACTAGAATCAAGGTTTTAAGCGTTTTTACCGTCAATCGATGGCAATTTTATCTTCTACCTCACCCATTATCGGAATTACTAGCTACGTTGCCCACGATATTAATAGTTTCTGTTCTCCTGCGGCCTATAGTAAAGCCGTTCAGCGGGCGGGAGGCATTCCGATTTTACTACCCCCCATGCAACTCGATGTGTCAGCCATCTTAGAACGAATCGATGGGGTGATTTTAACCGGGGGAGGGGATATTGAGCCAGAGTGTTATGGGGGAGTGGAGCATCCGACGATTTATGGCACCGATCGCGATCGCGATACCGCAGAATTAAACTTAGCTCATCATTTGCTGAAGCTAGACAAACCCATTTTAGGCATTTGTCGGGGATTAGAAATTCTCAATGTCGCCTGCGGGGGAAGTCTCATTACTCATATTCCCGATGTCTTTGGGGAAACCGTCTTACATCGCGTCGAACGCTTAACCCCTTCTTCTCATTCGGTTGACATTTTTCCAGATACGTGCTTAGGAGGTGTTTTAGGTCAATCTTCCGTGCAGGTAGTTTCCTGGCACCATCAGGCGGTGAGTCATGCACCGGAAGGATGGCGAGTTTGTGCGAAAGCACCCGATGGGTTAATTGAAGCCTTAGAACACGAAACCCATCCTTGGGCGATCGCGCTACAATGGCATCCAGAAATGTCCCCCCACGATCCCTTACAGCAACGGATTTTCACCGCCTTCATTCAAGCCGCACAAGGCAATCATTAAACAAGTAAAAACCCCTAAACTTTCATTTAGGGGCAATTTCCCAAATCTAAGCAAGTCGTCTCATTTCAACTGTCTGCGGTAACTTCAGCGGATCGGATAAATCAGGGGCTAACAGTTCCCAACCATTCGCCAGCACAAAATGCTTTCCTTCATCCGTATCGCTTTCCGAAATCACTTCTTCTTCCAAATCTTTCTTAGCAACATAGACGAGTAATGTTCCGGATGGATTGCGACGTAGCATAACTTTCATATTTGTTTTCACCTGAGTTGTCGATCGATTACCCGTCTGAATGCGTTCCTTTATTCCTAGCTTTCAAGATGACAGCCATATTTTCTGAGTCATCAATAAAAAGGGTTTGTGACCTTATTCAACGAGTTCTAATTCCTTACGGCGACAGCCAACGACAAATCCCCGTTCGAGAAAATGCACCGCATAGATATAGGAAGACTGCAAGAAAGTCCCGATACTAATGACATATCCCACATCGCCTTTTTTGGCTAACGTTGCACCAATATCTTGACCGGGGAATGTGCCATCGTTGCGGATCAATTTCCGCGTGCGTACCTTTTCGCCAATTTCAAAATAAGGCGGTAAATTGAGTTCTAACTCATCGGGTTGCATAAATAGCACTCCTAGCAGATGGGACTAAACTTAAAAGCTCATCGGGGGTGAGGTTGCGCTTAACTTGTACAGAGCGATCGCGCACAGCTTGCAGAACCGCTTGAGTTTCATCGGGATTGAGCGTTACCCCATATCCTTGCAACACCTTCTGTAACAAGTGGCGGCCCGAATGTTTACCCACCACAAACCGATGTTCCCAACCCACCTCAGCCGGATCGAAGGGTTGATACGTCACCGGGTTATGCAGAACGCCATGAGCATGAATTCCCGACTCGTGAACAAAGGCATTTTCACCCACCACCGCTTTCCAGGGGGGAACCGGACAGCGAGACGCACTCGCCACCAAACGCGACAGTTCCAGCAACCGTTTAGTATTCACTCCCAAATTAATGTTGTAAATGCGCTTGAGAGCCATCACCACTTCTTCTAACGCCGCATTTCCCGCCCGTTCTCCCAAACCATTAACGGTGGTATTCACCGATAAGGCCCCCGCTTGAATTCCGGCTAAAGCATTGGCTGTGGCTAACCCCAAATCGTTGTGAGTGTGCATTTCTACAGGAATCTGGAGATATTGCACGAGTTGTTGCACCTTCTGAAAGGTGGTTAGCGGATCGAGAATGCCAACGGTATCGCAGAAACGGAAGCGAAATGCGCCTAAACTTTGGGCATAACAAGCCACATCCCGGAGAAATAGCGGATCGGCCCTAGAAGAGTCTTCACCGCCCACAGAGACGGATAAGCCGCAATCTAAGGCAAAGTGAATGATATCTCGCAGCCGATCGAGCATAACTTGCCATTGTCCGTGAAACTTGGCTGCAATTTGAATTTCGGAAACGGGGACAGAAACATGAACCCGCTTGAGTCCGCACGCCACTGAGGCTTTAATATCAGCAGCATTAGCACGATTCCAACCAAGCAATTGGGCGTTTAATCCTAAATCGGCGATCGCTTTAATCGCCTCGGCTTCCTGGTGGCCCATTGCGGGAATCCCAACCTCTAATTCTTGCACGCCTATGCAATCGAGAAATTTCGCGATCGCGATCTTCTCCTCTACATTAAATGCCACACCTGCCGCCTGTTCGCCATCTCGCAGGGTTGTGTCATTAATTTGAATCGACTGAGTGTTCGCGGGTTCGTTCATGGTGTTGTCTCAACTTTGTGTATCAAGCTAGGCGCATCACAAATCGTTATCGTTGGATGGGATGGGAATACTTAGTAGACTGAGCAGTATCTTTTAGAAGTCTGTCCAAGACATAAGCATGGGCAAACATATACATCAAGAAGAAACACAGAACGCTAAAGGTGGCTAGCATAATGACCTCCAGGGGAGAAGGGGGTTGGGAATTGGGAGTTGGGAGTTGGGGGAAGAGGAGGTGGGGGGATGGGGAGGTGGGGGGAAGAAGGGAGTTGGGAATTGGGAGTTAGGAGTTGGGGGAAGAGGAGTTAGGAAAACTTGGTAACGATTAACTCAGCACTGTCTTCCTACTAGGAACACCGCTACGCGGAAGCAAGCTACGGAACTCGGAACTTTGCACTCTTTCCCCTACCCTCTTTCCCACTCAGCACTCAGCACTTTACACTCAGCACTCACTTCCCCCACCCTCTTCCCACTCAGCACTCAGCACTTTACACTCAGCACTTAGAAACGCTTAGTCGGGTAGGAAACTGAGAACTAAGCTATCGGCGGCGAGGAAATGGGCTAGATGAAAGGCGCGATCTTCGGTTTTCAGCAAGATTTGTTCGTAGAGATAGCGGGTAGCGCGATCGCCTAAACTCTCGGCTTGCGATGCTTGTCGCCGAATCATTTCAATGATGCTTTGTTCGGCTTGCAGATCGTTTTCAACCATTTGACGCGCCGTGCAAATTCCATCGGGTTCGGAGGTAAAACAGCAGAGTTCTGCGAGTTTGTCAAAACTGGCCGCTGGAACGCCTCCTAACCCATTGAGGCGTTCTGCTAGATCGTGCGCGTGATCTTTAACGGCTTCATAGCCTTCTTGGAAAAACTCATGCAGGGAGTAAAATTCTGCCCCTTCAATAACGAAGTGATGTTTCTGGTATTGCAAGTAAAGGCCTTGAAAACTAGCAAAGACCAAATTCAGACCTTCACAAATGGCGACTGTCGCTTCTAAGTCTAAACCAATGGGGTTTTCTCCGACTTGACCGAATTCTTGTACCGTTGCCTGTAATGATGTCATAGACGTACTCCGTTATAAGGGCTTAACTAGGCTTAAGAGCAAGCTGTTTTTTCTGTAGAAGCAAGCCAGCATCGTTCTAACCAACTCACCAGTTCTTGACGAGAGGCGGTAAATTGCTGAACGGTACTGCGAACTAGAATTAAATCAATGCCATGATGCACTTCGACTTGCAGCGAACCGTCGGCGGGACAAGAGCAGACGATGCTTAATTCTTGCAAGCGATGGTGGATGCGCCAGCGATCGCACCGGGAAACCAAGAGCTGACATTTAAGAGGCGTTTGCATGGTTTTGGCTCTGAGAAAGTGTTAAGGTTTGCAATTGTCGTTCTAGATTTTCAATTCGATCTGCAAGGCGGCGAATTGAATCCAATGTCGTTTCGGGTTCTGAAGCGCGATCGCTCTTGGGCGTGCGGCAGCAGTTCCGACTCGGCACGCCGACTGCCGTACAATGGTTGGGGACATCTCGCAGAACAACAGAACCTGCACCAATGCGAGCAGAGTGACCAATGCGAATATTACCGAGGATCTTGGCTCCCGCCCCAATGACAACGCGATCCCCGATGGTGGGATGCCGTTTCCCGCTCTCTTTGCCCGTACCCCCTAGGGTGACTTCCTGATAGATGAGGGCATAATCTCCGACGATCGCGGTTTCTCCAATCGTGACGCCCATGCCATGATCGATAACAATTCCTTTACCCAGAACGGCTCCTGGATGGATTTCAATTCCGGTGAAGAATCGTCCGAGATGGGAAATGAGGCGGGGAAAGAAAGGGATATTCCGACGATGCAGCCAGTGGGCAAACCGATAGCTGATGAGCGCGTGGAACCCCGGATAACAACAGAGAACTTCTAACCAGTGACGAGCAGCCGGATCTCGCTCAAAAATCATTCGGAAATCTTCTACTAGGGGAGAAGATTGCAGGGGCGTCATCAGGGAAAGCAAAGCGTCCAAACTGGATTTGGTGCGAGCGATCGCTGTCGCCAGTGTTTGTTGAATGACTGTTGCTTTCTGAGTGAAGAGATGCTCGTCGATCTGTACCATTGCTGTTTCGGGTTGAAGGCGAGTCGTGTCTTTTGTATATCAGATGCCTTTTACCCAACTTTTGATTTTTGTGAATTGAATTTATTAGAAGTATTAAAGCTGTACTCAGTCCCGAAAAGGCTTAAAACTTAAAGCTTTCAAGTTTGTTTGAGGGTGGGGGGACAAGTATTTTAATTCAGGGGGACAAGTATTTACAACAAAGGGGGCTTGTAATTTTACACTCAAGCCAAACTCAAGTCCTAGCAAGCTTTGAGGGCATTTTAGCAGGGAGCTAGTTGAGTCAAACTTTGTACTCAATTGGGTCGCTGCATGGCTGCCGACTTAGACCTTGTGCTTGCTCTGACAACCTTTATTGGGGTGGGCGCTTTGCTGAGATTGGGAGAACTGCGATCGCCCGCCTTTTATGTTGCTTATGATACCAATAATCCCTTGGACTAAATCTTAAATTTTCCGAAAAGTATCTAAAGTTGCAAAATAAAACGTGAAAGTGCTAAATTAAACACAGAAATAAATTAAGAAGAATTTAGGAAGCAACTCAAGCAGAGGTTTCCTCTCAGTTTGAGTACCCCAATCTACTTTTGAATAAAAAGTAAAAATTCCGTTCCATTGCTTGCGCTCTCTTGTTTTCAACTGAGTGCAAGAAAGCCAGTCCCCCACCCTCATAAATACTCGTCCCTCTTATTAAAAATACTCGCACCCCGACCCTAAAGAAAATTTAAACGTCGGCAGAATCAGCAATAGAGCCGCTGAGTACATTCCTAATATTCCAATAATTCTGATCGGCGACCTAGCAGGTAACGCGCCGAGGAGGGCTGGTATAACCCTACTAACGCCAGTCACTAGTCCTCCAATCGAGAACGCAGATTTTGATTAGCGCTCATCGCGGAGTTGAAGTGAGTGGAGTGATGCCCAAGCATCTCCACAGTGGCGGTATGCTCACCTAATTCATTGGAAATTCGATGACACCACCACCCACAACGCTCCTCACTCCACCTACTCAAAAAACCGGGAATTGCGCTTGCAGCAGTAGCAGCACCAACACCGCCGACGCCATTGACGCCAAAATGCGGGAACGGATTGAAAAACATCCGTGCTACAGCGAAGAAGCGCATCACCACTACGCCCGGATGCACGTTGCCGTTGCTCCTGCTTGTAACATTCAATGCAACTACTGCAACCGCAAATACGACTGCGCTAACGAAAGCCGCCCTGGTGTTGTCAGCGAACTCCTCACCCCAGAAGAAGCCGCACACAAAGTTCTCGTCATTGCCGGAAAAATCCCCCAGATGACCGTTCTGGGCATCGCAGGCCCCGGCGATCCGCTAGCCAACCCCGAAAAGACCTTTCGCACCTTTGAACTGATTGCCGACCAAGCCCCCGACATCAAACTCTGTCTGTCAACCAACGGTCTGATGCTGCCGGAATACGTCGATCGCATCAAACAACTCAACATCGATCATGTCACGATCACGATTAATATGGTCGATCCAGAGATTGGCACCCAAATCTATCCTTGGGTTCACTACAAGCGCAAGCGCTACAGAGGCTTAGAAGCTGCCCGCATCTTGCACGAACGGCAAATGGAAGGCCTGCAAGCCTTAAAAGAAGCCGATATTCTTTGTAAAGTTAACTCCGTGATGATTCCCGGCATCAACGACCAACACCTCGTAGAAGTCAATCAGGTGATTCGGGAAAAAGGCGCATTCCTCCACAATATTATGCCCCTGATTTCCGCCCCCGAACACGGCACCCACTTCGGCTTAACCGGACAGCGCGGCCCTAACCCCAAGGAACTGAAAGCCGTTCAAGATAGTTGTTCTGGCAACATGAAAATGATGCGCCACTGCCGCCAATGTCGCGCTGATGCCGTGGGACTGCTTGGAGAAGACCGTTCCCAAGAATTTACCAAAGACAAATTCAAGGAAATGGCACCAGAGTACAACCTGGAGACGCGGCGAGAAGTCCATGCTGGGATTGAGAAATTCAAAGCCGAACTCAAACGGGCCAAAGCGGCTGTCACGGCTGCTACCCCAGTGGTTGATAGTCCGAAAGTCCTAGTGGCAGTGGCAACCAAAGGCGGCGGCTTAGTCAATCAACACTTCGGTCATGCTAAGGAATTCATGATTTACGAAGTGGATGCCAACGAAGCGCGGTTTGTCGGTCATCGCAAGATTGACCATTATTGCCAAAGCGGTTACGGCGAGGAAGCCACCTTAGACAACATTATCCAAACGATCGGCGATTGCAAAGCGGTGTTGGTGTCTAAGATCGGTCACTGTCCGCAAACCGAGTTGCAAAAAGCTGGAATTCAATCAGTTGAAGCCTATGACGTAATTGAAACCGTAGCCAGAGCGTTTTACGACCAATATCTGCAAACCTATCAAGCTTAATTGGGAGGGAAGCCATGACTTACTCGATTACCGATCGGTGTATTGATTGCGATCGCTGCGTCTTAGCCTGTCCCACAGGAGCCATTCAACACAACGGGCAGCGTTACGAAATTAACCCCAACCTTTGTAATAACTGTATCGGTCATTATGCAGTCGCGCAATGCTGGTCAGCTTGCCCCACCAACCACGGTTGTATTCCCGGCGTCGATAAACCCTTCAATACCTCGATTGCCTTAAACGGTTCGCAAGACTACTGGGAAAAATGGTTTGACACTTATAACCGCATGGTTGCCCAACTCCATTTAGCCAGACATTCAGAATATTGGGATTCTTGGTTCGATCGCTACGCTTACCGCATTTCCGGCTTACTTCAATCCGCCCATCAGGCTATAGGGACAGACGCGTGAATATTATCTATTTTGACAACAATGCCACCACCCAAGTAGACCCGATCGTGCTGGAAGCCATGCTGCCTTATCTGCAAGAGTATTATGGCAATCCTTCTTCAATGCACAGCTTTGGCGGCCAGGTGAGTAAAGCGATTCAAGCCGCGCGATCGCAACTCGCTAGCCTCCTGGGGGCAGAAGATTCGGAAATCGTCTTCACCAGTTGCGGCACAGAAGGGAACAACACCGCCATCCGCGCCGCCTTAGCCGCCCAACCGGATCGCGATCGCATTATTACCACCCAAGTTGAACACGCCTGCGTCCTCAACGTTTGCAAGCAACTCGAAAAACAAGGTTACACCGTTACCTACCTCTCAGTCGATCGGCACGGACAAATTGACCTCACCGAACTCGAAGCCGCCTTAACTGGAAGCACCGCCCTCGTGACGACCATGTACGCCAATAACGAAACGGGAGTCGTCTTCCCCATCGAAGAAATTGGCGCACTCGCAAAATCCTACGGCGCAGCCTTCCACGTCGATGCCGTGCAAGCCGTCGGGAAACTGCCCCTGAACCTGAAAACCAGCACTATTGACCTGTTAACGCTTTCCGGTCATAAACTGCACGCCCCCAAAGGCGTTGGGGCGCTGTACGTCCGGCGGGGGTTCCGCTTCCGTCCCCTCCTCCTGGGCGGACATCAAGAACGGGGACGCCGCGCGGGGACCGAGAATGTGGCTGGCATTGTTGCCTTGGGTAAAGCAGCCGAACTCGCCCAACAGCATTTCCAAAGTACAACCCTAGAACAACAGTTGCGCGATCGCCTCGAACAAGGTCTGCTGGCTACTATCTCCGATTGTCAGGTCAACGGACACCCAACGCAACGCCTCCCCAATACCACCAATATCGGTTTCAAATATATCGAAGGGGAAGCCATTTTACTCTCACTGAACCAATACGGCGTTTGTGCCTCCTCCGGTTCGGCTTGTACCTCCGGTTCCCTAGAACCTTCCCATGTTCTGCGGGCGATGGGCATACCTTACACCATTCTGCACGGTTCCATTCGGTTTAGCCTCTCTCGCTACACCACCGCCGCCGAAGTCGATCGCGTTCTAGAACTGATGCCTCCGATTATCGAACGCCTGCGGGCCATTTCCCCCTTCAATAGCGATCGCGCCGACTGGCTGCAAGACCGAGAAGAAGCCCTCGCCAGTAAATAAACAACCCTCTGCCCGAACTTCCAATTCCCTTCCTTACTCAGCACCTCGTAAAGCCATGTGGGACTACACCGACAAAGTATTAGACCTGTTCTATAACCCCAAAAACCAAGGCGCGATCGCACCCTGCGAAGAACCGGGAATTGCCGTTGTCTTCGGCGAAGTGGGTAGCATTGCTTGCGGAGACGCGCTGCGACTGCATCTTCAGATTGATATCGCCTCCGATAAAATTCTGGATGCCCGCTTTCAGACCTTTGGCTGCACCAGCGCGATCGCTTCTTCTTCAGCACTGACTGAACTCATTAAAGGACTCACCTTAGACGCAGCGCTGCACGTCACCAACAAAGAGATCGCCGATTATCTCGGAGGACTACCCGAAGCCAAAATGCACTGTTCTGTAATGGGACAAGAAGCCCTAGAAGCCGCCATTTATAAGTATCGCGGCATTGAAATCGAACATCACGAAGAAGATGAAGGGGCTTTAATCTGCGCTTGCTATGGCGTTAGCGAAAACAAGATCCGGCGCGTGGCGATTGAAAATAACCTCACCACCGTCGAACAAGTCACCAGCTACGTCAAAGCCGGAGGGGGTTGTAGTTCCTGTGCAGCCGCTATTGAAGATGTCCTCACCGATCTCTATAAGGAAGCCAAAACCCTAGCCGCAGAAATTGCCCTGCGCGAAGCCATTCCCCAACCGCCGCTAACAATCGTTCAAAAGATTACCTTAATTCAGCGCGTCCTCGATGAAGAAGTCCGTCCCGTATTAATGGCAGATGGTGGCGATGTTGAACTTTACGACGTGGAAGGAAACACCGTGAAAGTTGTCCTCAAAGGGGCCTGTGGTTCCTGTTCCTCCAGTACCGCCACCCTCAAAATAGCGGTGGAAGCCAGATTGCAAGAACGCGTTCTACCCACCTTAGTTGTTGAAGCCATCTAAGTTCCGAGTTCCGTAGCTTGCTTCCGCGTAGCGGTGTTCCGAGTTCCGAGATCAAGAAGAGTACGCAATTAGTCAACAATTCCCCTTCATCCCCCCATCCCCCCATCCTCTTCTTCCCCCAACTCCCAACTCCCAACTCCCCTCTTCCCCCCAACCCCCAACTCCTAACTCCCAATTCCCCTCTTCCCCATGCTATCTAACCCAAACCCGGTGGAGCGATCGCCCCCAGCGTCTCCTCTACCCCAGGACTCTTATACCCATTTTTGAACGTTTTAGTCTTTTCGTAATTCATCCAAGGAGCAATTCCATGACTGAGCAAATCAGACAAATCGCATTCTACGGTAAAGGCGGTATTGGTAAATCCACCACTTCTCAAAATACCCTTGCAGGTCTAGCAGATTTAGGCCAACGGATCATGATTGTGGGATGCGACCCCAAAGCAGACTCTACTCGCCTGATGCTGCATAGCAAAGCCCAAACCACGATTCTTCACTTAGCGGCCGAACGCGGTGCTGTTGAAGACATCGAACTCGAAGAAGTCTTGCTAACCGGCTACAAAGATATCAAATGCGTTGAGTCTGGCGGCCCAGAACCCGGTGTGGGTTGTGCCGGCCGAGGCATTATTACCGCCATCAACTTCCTAGAAGAAAACGGTGCCTATGAAGACCTAGATTTCGTTAGCTATGACGTACTAGGGGACGTAGTTTGCGGCGGTTTCGCCATGCCAATTCGGGAAGGCAAAGCGCAAGAAATCTACATCGTCGTTTCCGGCGAAATGATGGCCATGTATGCCGCGAACAACATTGCACGAGGCATTCTCAAGTACGCTCATTCAGGCGGCGTCCGTCTGGGTGGTTTAATCTGCAACAGCCGTAACTGCGATCGCGAAATTGAGTTAATTGAAGCATTAGCTGCCAAACTCAACACCCAAATGATTCACTTCGTTCCTCGCGATAACGTCGTGCAACACGCTGAACTCCGCCGCATGACGGTTATTGAATATGCTCCAGAGTGCAATCAGGCCGCTGAATACCGCACGCTTGCCCAGAAGATCCTCGACAATCAAAAACTCACCATTCCCACGCCCATCTCAATGGATGAGTTAGAAGAACTGCTGATCGAATTCGGCATTCTCGATGATGGTAAAGCGGTTGAACACCTGGTTGGTAAGACCGCCGCCGAAATTGCCGCAGAAGAAGCATTGGCTGTTGCTAAGTAATCAAGACACCTTCGGGAGGCAATGGGGAGAGAGCAACACACCCAAGCAAACGCACCTGATTCCCCTCATTGCCCTTTTCTCGACCTACCCACTCACCAGAGGCAGAACATGACACCTCCCAACGATACCCTCGAAGTAATACCCACCCCAGTGGATAAGAAAGCCGTTATTAAAGAAGTCCTAGAAGCCTATCCTGAAAAGGCCGCCAAAAAGCGGGCAAAGCATCTGAATGTGCATGAAGAAGGCAAATCAGATTGTGGTGTAAAGTCCAACATTAAATCCGTTCCAGGCGTTATGACGACTCGCGGTTGTGCCTACGCTGGCGCAAAAGGGGTCGTTTGGGGCCCGGTCAAGGATA
This window of the Desertifilum tharense IPPAS B-1220 genome carries:
- the nifH gene encoding nitrogenase iron protein; translation: MRQIAFYGKGGIGKSTTSQNTLAGLADLGQRIMIVGCDPKADSTRLMLHSKAQTTILHLAAERGAVEDIELEEVLLTGYKDIKCVESGGPEPGVGCAGRGIITAINFLEENGAYEDLDFVSYDVLGDVVCGGFAMPIREGKAQEIYIVVSGEMMAMYAANNIARGILKYAHSGGVRLGGLICNSRNCDREIELIEALAAKLNTQMIHFVPRDNVVQHAELRRMTVIEYAPECNQAAEYRTLAQKILDNQKLTIPTPISMDELEELLIEFGILDDGKAVEHLVGKTAAEIAAEEALAVAK